In Flavobacterium sp., a single window of DNA contains:
- a CDS encoding ABC transporter substrate-binding protein: MDNDIKIGILIPKSQQYPALDKDFVRGLKLNNLKVKFLVESIGIGADEKVIIEKIQKLNFQEDVSIIIGFFGHNNVSEVYQYASNNDIILLTADLGATLPYETVTPKGVYINSFGLTESCYHLGNYLTEKKYKKIATSTSFYDSGYGMLSAIEYAFKEENHFSGHYITPFVPREDEALYMDKIINNQEPDAVFAFYSGLYAEENAGFVSQNKITQKYPFYVTPFFINDKILENYKTNPHNLYVVSSWMQNDTETLDFTSEYLNAYSDNPSVFSILGYENGLILKTIIQKTTNLSFNSLIEEINKLNIAGPRGTISFDKETNRTVFNHHIYELNLDSLNNISFRKIETLINDGHFIKAFTLSAKPDKLGGWQNAYLCH, translated from the coding sequence ATGGATAACGACATCAAGATAGGAATTTTAATTCCTAAGTCTCAGCAATATCCTGCACTAGATAAAGATTTTGTGCGAGGTTTAAAATTAAATAATCTCAAAGTAAAATTTTTGGTGGAAAGTATTGGTATTGGTGCCGACGAAAAAGTGATAATTGAAAAAATTCAGAAATTAAATTTTCAGGAAGATGTATCAATTATTATAGGTTTTTTTGGTCATAATAATGTATCTGAAGTTTATCAATATGCTTCAAATAATGATATTATACTATTAACTGCAGATCTGGGAGCAACATTACCTTATGAAACTGTAACTCCAAAGGGAGTTTATATCAATTCATTTGGTTTAACTGAATCTTGTTATCATTTAGGAAATTATTTAACCGAAAAAAAATATAAAAAAATTGCTACTTCGACTTCTTTCTATGATTCTGGCTATGGAATGCTGTCAGCAATTGAATATGCTTTTAAAGAAGAAAATCATTTTTCGGGACATTATATTACTCCTTTTGTACCAAGAGAAGATGAAGCTTTATACATGGATAAGATTATTAATAATCAAGAACCTGATGCCGTTTTTGCATTTTATAGCGGTTTATATGCCGAAGAAAATGCTGGTTTTGTAAGTCAAAATAAGATTACACAAAAATATCCTTTTTATGTAACTCCTTTTTTTATCAATGATAAAATTTTAGAAAACTACAAAACCAATCCACACAATCTTTATGTAGTAAGCTCATGGATGCAAAATGATACTGAAACATTAGATTTCACCTCCGAATATCTAAATGCTTATTCAGATAATCCATCTGTATTTTCGATTTTAGGATATGAAAACGGACTGATATTAAAGACCATAATTCAAAAAACTACTAACCTTAGTTTTAATTCTTTAATTGAAGAAATAAACAAATTAAATATTGCTGGTCCAAGAGGGACAATTTCTTTTGATAAGGAAACAAACAGAACCGTATTTAATCATCATATCTACGAATTAAATTTAGATTCTCTTAACAATATAAGCTTTAGAAAAATAGAAACATTGATTAATGATGGACATTTTATTAAGGCTTTCACTTTATCTGCAAAACCTGATAAACTAGGCGGCTGGCAAAATGCCTATCTATGTCATTAA
- a CDS encoding GNAT family N-acetyltransferase: protein MKPIIKPVENEYSHAIVDLVLTIQQKEFNVPITIEDQPDLFNITSFYYADGGGFWGAFINDELVGTIALVKFADNAAAIRKMFVKKEFRGKEFSIAQKLLETLITYSKENGIDDLYLGTITILEAALRFYEKNNFVRIQKDELPKAFPLMAPDNVFCHLNLKK from the coding sequence ATGAAACCAATAATTAAACCTGTCGAAAACGAATATTCTCATGCCATAGTTGATCTTGTACTAACCATTCAGCAAAAAGAATTTAATGTGCCTATTACCATTGAAGATCAGCCGGATTTGTTTAATATTACTAGTTTTTATTATGCTGACGGCGGCGGATTTTGGGGAGCTTTTATCAATGATGAATTAGTTGGAACTATTGCTTTAGTTAAGTTTGCAGATAATGCGGCAGCGATTAGAAAAATGTTTGTAAAGAAAGAATTTCGTGGAAAAGAATTCTCAATTGCTCAAAAATTATTAGAGACTTTAATTACTTACAGCAAAGAAAACGGAATCGATGACTTATATTTGGGAACGATTACGATATTAGAAGCCGCATTGCGTTTCTACGAAAAAAATAATTTTGTCCGAATTCAGAAAGACGAGCTGCCAAAAGCCTTTCCATTAATGGCACCAGATAATGTATTCTGTCATTTAAACTTAAAAAAGTAA
- a CDS encoding MarR family transcriptional regulator, with translation MNIIDESGILAISTRLQRLSEQLRKDGALFYKSYGIDFEPKWFPVMYTLHHKEVLSVVEIANEIGYTHPSTISLLKELEKQKLIRSKKDKIDERKRLIQLTAKGQEVIEQMKPVWDVMKKALGDIADNQNNLLQAINEAENKIMHQSFLQRALQLKSEGNV, from the coding sequence ATGAATATTATAGACGAATCAGGAATATTAGCCATTTCGACACGATTGCAGCGTTTAAGCGAGCAGTTGAGAAAAGATGGCGCTTTATTTTACAAATCATACGGAATTGATTTTGAACCCAAATGGTTTCCGGTAATGTATACTTTGCATCATAAAGAAGTTTTAAGCGTAGTAGAAATTGCAAACGAAATAGGTTATACGCATCCGTCAACTATAAGTTTGTTGAAAGAATTAGAAAAACAAAAACTGATTCGCTCTAAAAAAGATAAAATCGACGAACGAAAAAGACTTATTCAGCTTACTGCAAAAGGACAGGAAGTAATAGAACAAATGAAACCCGTTTGGGACGTTATGAAAAAAGCCTTAGGAGATATTGCCGACAATCAAAACAATCTTCTTCAGGCAATTAATGAAGCCGAAAATAAAATCATGCATCAGAGCTTTTTACAGCGTGCTTTGCAATTAAAAAGTGAAGGAAATGTATAA
- a CDS encoding alpha/beta hydrolase produces the protein MKTIFKSFLAFAVIIFSLVFTTANVNAQTAPQIKNVVLVHGAFADGSGWKGLYQILTKKGYNVTIVQNPLSSLEDDVKATNLALDKQDGPTILVGHSWGGTVITEAGNHPKVAALVYVAALQPDSGENSIQWLQTAPPAPENGVLPPDDKGIAYYDKAKFHAGFAGDLSKEDADFMFASQGAFHAQGFGTPITKAAWRTKPSYGIVATEDKSIVPSIQYAMYKRSNTKITEIKGSHVVFISQPAKVADVIIAASKKL, from the coding sequence ATGAAAACAATATTTAAAAGCTTTTTAGCATTCGCAGTAATAATTTTTAGTTTGGTATTTACAACTGCAAACGTAAACGCACAAACTGCTCCTCAAATTAAAAACGTAGTATTGGTACACGGTGCTTTTGCCGATGGTTCTGGATGGAAAGGTTTATACCAAATTTTAACTAAAAAAGGATATAATGTAACGATTGTTCAAAACCCGTTAAGTTCTTTAGAAGATGATGTTAAAGCAACAAATTTAGCTCTTGACAAACAAGACGGACCAACAATTTTGGTTGGACATTCTTGGGGTGGAACTGTAATTACTGAAGCTGGAAATCATCCAAAAGTGGCAGCTTTAGTTTATGTTGCAGCTTTACAGCCTGACAGCGGCGAGAACTCTATTCAATGGTTACAAACTGCGCCTCCTGCTCCAGAAAATGGTGTATTGCCTCCAGATGATAAAGGAATTGCTTATTATGACAAAGCTAAATTTCATGCTGGTTTTGCAGGTGATTTAAGCAAAGAAGATGCTGATTTTATGTTTGCTTCGCAAGGTGCTTTCCACGCACAGGGTTTTGGAACACCAATTACAAAAGCAGCATGGAGAACTAAACCTTCTTACGGAATTGTAGCTACTGAAGATAAAAGTATTGTTCCAAGTATTCAGTATGCAATGTACAAACGTTCTAACACAAAAATTACTGAAATAAAAGGAAGCCATGTGGTTTTTATTTCTCAGCCTGCAAAAGTTGCTGATGTAATTATTGCAGCATCTAAGAAATTATAA
- a CDS encoding OsmC family protein, producing MKFTRRANANWKGTGMEGKGTISTQSTTLDNAQLSFKTRFEQGVGTNPEELIAAAHSGCFTMQLSFLLSEQGFVPEDLDTTAKVTFEDGTITLIQLELTGKVPGISEEVFQQTAQKAKEICPISKLLNTEITLAVTLN from the coding sequence ATGAAATTTACAAGAAGAGCAAACGCAAACTGGAAAGGTACTGGAATGGAAGGAAAAGGAACTATTAGTACTCAAAGCACAACTTTAGATAATGCACAATTATCTTTTAAAACTCGTTTCGAACAAGGTGTTGGAACAAACCCAGAAGAATTAATCGCAGCGGCACACTCAGGATGTTTTACAATGCAGTTAAGCTTTTTACTTTCTGAACAAGGATTTGTACCAGAAGATTTAGACACAACTGCTAAAGTAACTTTTGAAGACGGTACAATTACTTTAATTCAGTTAGAATTGACTGGAAAAGTTCCTGGAATTTCTGAAGAAGTTTTTCAACAAACTGCTCAAAAAGCAAAAGAAATTTGTCCGATTTCAAAATTATTGAATACTGAAATTACTTTGGCGGTAACGTTAAACTAA
- a CDS encoding tail fiber protein, giving the protein MDQPFLGAIMAFGFTFNPRGWQTCSGQLISIAQNTALFSLLGTTYGGNGQTTFALPDLRGRAMIGVGQGPGLSPVVYGQVGGTENTTLTINNMPMHNHQLVPGTAAGQVSVATNALAYTGGTNSNETDNGTNFLAAAGATPAIYSEPTANTTKVGGITSAISGTTAIAGGSQAFSIRDPYLGINYCIAMEGIFPSRN; this is encoded by the coding sequence ATGGATCAACCATTTTTAGGAGCAATTATGGCTTTTGGATTTACTTTTAATCCAAGGGGCTGGCAAACTTGCAGCGGCCAATTAATATCAATAGCTCAAAACACTGCTCTTTTTTCATTACTTGGTACTACTTACGGTGGAAATGGACAAACTACATTTGCTTTGCCTGATTTAAGAGGACGCGCTATGATTGGTGTTGGTCAGGGACCTGGCTTAAGCCCTGTTGTTTACGGACAAGTTGGTGGAACTGAAAACACTACATTAACAATAAACAATATGCCAATGCACAATCACCAGCTTGTTCCTGGAACTGCTGCTGGTCAGGTAAGTGTAGCTACTAATGCACTTGCTTACACTGGTGGAACAAATTCTAATGAAACTGATAATGGCACTAATTTTTTAGCGGCAGCAGGAGCTACACCAGCTATATATAGCGAGCCAACAGCAAATACAACTAAAGTTGGAGGTATAACTTCAGCTATATCAGGTACTACAGCTATTGCAGGAGGCTCTCAGGCATTTAGTATTAGAGATCCATATTTGGGTATTAATTATTGTATTGCTATGGAAGGAATTTTCCCTTCACGAAACTAA
- a CDS encoding LysR substrate-binding domain-containing protein: protein MTIQQLKYIVALDDERHFARAAEVCMVTQPGLTIQLKNLEEEIGIKIFDRNKVPLTPTILGTEIINKARKILREADEIRDFVVNEKNLLEGELKLGIISTLSPYLIPLFINAMKEAAPKVHFVIKEGYTGHLMRDLEIGAIDVAIMATPTGNPNLIEHVIFKEPFVAYLNESHPMANQDFYELQPGDKTELLLLHHEYCYNAQLLDICGLKSSDKIKEQFTYDINSIETLKNLVRAHLGFAIIPQLSILNEAKSPLFKPFKEPIPVREISLVVSDSFSKKLLLEKMNEAIWNCLPESLKKDFSYKKIRWNDSPYFIKAISKVS, encoded by the coding sequence ATGACCATTCAGCAGTTAAAATATATTGTTGCCCTAGACGATGAACGCCATTTTGCAAGAGCCGCCGAAGTCTGTATGGTAACACAGCCTGGTTTAACAATTCAGTTAAAAAATCTCGAAGAAGAAATCGGAATCAAGATTTTTGACCGAAATAAAGTGCCTTTAACGCCAACAATTCTCGGAACAGAAATTATAAACAAAGCCAGAAAAATTCTTCGTGAAGCAGATGAAATTAGAGATTTTGTAGTTAATGAAAAAAATCTTCTGGAAGGAGAATTAAAGCTGGGAATTATCTCGACTTTATCGCCATATCTCATTCCGTTGTTTATTAATGCAATGAAAGAGGCCGCTCCAAAAGTACATTTTGTTATTAAGGAAGGTTATACCGGACATTTAATGAGAGACTTAGAAATTGGTGCAATTGATGTTGCCATTATGGCGACGCCAACCGGAAATCCAAATTTAATTGAGCATGTTATTTTTAAAGAACCATTTGTAGCGTATTTGAATGAATCGCATCCAATGGCAAATCAGGATTTTTACGAACTTCAGCCCGGTGATAAAACCGAACTGCTGCTGCTTCACCACGAATATTGCTACAACGCTCAGCTTCTGGACATTTGCGGATTAAAATCATCAGATAAAATAAAAGAACAATTTACCTACGATATCAATTCGATAGAAACCTTAAAAAACCTCGTTCGTGCCCATTTAGGATTTGCGATTATTCCGCAGCTTTCTATTTTAAACGAAGCAAAATCGCCGCTTTTTAAACCTTTTAAAGAACCAATTCCCGTAAGAGAAATAAGTCTGGTAGTTTCAGATTCTTTTTCGAAAAAATTATTACTCGAAAAAATGAACGAAGCGATCTGGAACTGTCTTCCGGAATCACTCAAAAAAGATTTCAGCTATAAAAAAATCCGTTGGAACGATTCGCCTTATTTTATAAAAGCAATAAGTAAGGTTTCTTAA
- a CDS encoding helix-turn-helix domain-containing protein: MERNQKEEFQALQDTLYVLGGKWKLPIINSICNGNNRFKEIKESIPGITARMLSKELKDMELNNLVKRTEDPDAKIPILYESTSYCQSFGPIINEMIKWGISHRNHIKNRVV, encoded by the coding sequence ATGGAAAGAAATCAAAAAGAAGAATTTCAGGCGCTTCAGGACACTCTTTATGTTTTGGGCGGAAAATGGAAACTGCCTATTATAAATTCAATTTGCAACGGAAATAATCGTTTTAAGGAAATTAAAGAAAGTATTCCGGGAATCACAGCGCGAATGTTGTCTAAAGAATTGAAAGATATGGAGCTTAATAATCTGGTAAAAAGAACTGAAGATCCGGATGCTAAAATTCCTATTCTTTATGAATCGACTTCATATTGCCAATCTTTCGGTCCCATTATAAATGAAATGATCAAATGGGGAATTTCGCATCGAAATCATATTAAGAATAGAGTGGTTTAA